In Rhineura floridana isolate rRhiFlo1 chromosome 6, rRhiFlo1.hap2, whole genome shotgun sequence, one genomic interval encodes:
- the FNDC7 gene encoding fibronectin type III domain-containing protein 7 — protein sequence MELQGYTTSVHNFGTNLDVVMKNIWLIPTNVHSSHWVLMIVFFKWKIILYLDSKHGIFTKYTNMLQTFIEMQSASAMNWSEWIIHAPLDIPVQKDSSNCGVFIISVNTDFTVSVYDITSRSVYLQWLKFPGAFSYRAMATPMNTMGHSSSAYFSDITLVGALASLAPNTVYTIKVDAIDKDGVILAEAQTMQLTAPEIPTIEQTYSKLSNSITVEWASVTGASSYLLTAQDGESFIETIVTNSPGTLRGLKAATLYKITIRSINAGGRSQPSPSKKAKTVLAAPILKASSQSYDNIVASWRAVDMAVGFFVSVVRSDGLGSMLKENTTNSSLTFSSLDPGTLYTIKAHAWDANGIPGDDFTYNQRTRPHAPGDVQVVFDSGALRATVSFIPTEGTSSYIIAAYSGTSKVNCSTTSSSCTIPLLKCGAEYSLVVAASNEAGSSTPTESVTFRTVPCAPESIIIEEDEPGYMAVSWSDVDLGDYYVVFVKSNDGLEVHCNTSHTQCQFRSDCGFTYFISVFAYNKAGQSPLGDIFNFTTAPCCPIDVIPAFVSSDTIQIVWSPVRGAEMYETKAVDWANELLCNDTATVCTLSALQCNTQYNITVYSLSEIRGSNTSCASKHVATAPCSPEIINVSKDAVSVISVHWHGNNNEATYTITAKGEAGIWYCRSSGNSCTIHNLPCGSLFSVNAVASTEAGHSLPSYSVPLETAPCCPVNLAVTQVTQSVTNISWSTGTGAKTYITILESHKGQTRCHTLQNYCLLGCITCGTNYSVSVKAVSGTGLISDCIYTEFFSSACCPSGVKLYRLGNSGIRIYWRNSRGSINYSTDLYGSKGNFTCAPKTDLTYCDITEIPCGDVYTVVVSPLTDSEGSRVAFCPKKIYSVTCSGNSVGMVIYRGKKSPGHYQVLQKNKD from the exons ATGGAATTACAGGGATACACAACAAGTGTTCATAACTTTGGCACAAACTTGGATGTTGTGATGAAGAACATCTGGCTCATCCCCACCAATGTACACAGTTCTCATTGGGTACTAATGATTGTGTTCTTCAAGTGgaaaattattctgtatcttgATTCCAAACATGGCATCTTCACCAAGTACACCAACATGCTGCAAACATTTATAGAGATGCAGTCAGCTTCAGCAATGAATTGGTCAGAGTGGATCATTCATGCACCTCTTGACATACCAGTTCAAAAGGACTCTTCCAACTGTGGGGTGTTT ATTATTTCAGTGAATACAG ATTTCACTGTTTCCGTTTATGACATTACATCAAGAAGTGTTTATCTCCAGTGGCTCAAATTTCCAGGGGCCTTTTCTTATAGAGCCATGGCAACCCCTATGAACACAATGGGGCACTCTTCGTCAGCCTATTTCAGTGACATTACACTTGTAGGCGCTCTAGCATCACTGGCTCCGAACACAGTCTACACTATAAAAGTGGATGCTATTGATAAGGATGGAGTTATACTGGCTGAAGCTCAGACAATGCAGTTAACAG ctcctGAGATTCCCACTATTGAACAGACTTATTCAAAACTGAGTAACAGTATCACAGTGGAATGGGCATCTGTCACAGGAGCATCCAGTTACCTGCTGACAGCACAGGATGGAGAGTCATTCATTGAAACCATAGTGACAAACTCACCAGGCACTCTGAGAGGGTTGAAGGCTGCTACACTGTATAAAATCACCATCCGATCTATAAACGCTGGAGGAAGAAGCCAGCCTTCACCttcaaagaaggcaaaaacag TGCTTGCCGCACCAATCCTGAAAGCAAGTTCCCAAAGTTATGACAACATTGTTGCAAGTTGGAGAGCTGTAGATATGGCTGTTGGATTTTTTGTGTCTGTCGTGAGATCAGATGGCTTGGGCAGCATGTTGAAAGAAAACACCACCAACAGCTCCCTGACATTTTCCAGCCTAGACCCAGGAACTCTCTATACTATCAAGGCACATGCTTGGGATGCTAATGGGATACCTGGGGATGACTTCACCTACAACCAAAGAACAA GGCCTCATGCACCAGGAGATGTTCAAGTGGTTTTTGACAGTGGAGCTTTGAGAGCAACTGTTTCTTTCATCCCAACAGAAGGCACTTCCAGTTACATAATTGCAGCCTACAGTGGCACCTCCAAAGTAAACTGTAGTACAACTTCCAGTTCCTGCACTATCCCATTGCTGAAGTGTGGGGCTGAGTATTCCCTGGTAGTTGCAGCAAGCAATGAGGCTGGTTCCAGCACACCTACAGAGTCTGTGACTTTCAGAACTG TCCCGTGTGCTCCAGAAAGTATAATAATTGAAGAGGATGAGCCAGGCTACATGGCAGTGTCATGGTCAGATGTTGATCTAGGTGATTATTATGTGGTCTTTGTGAAAAGTAATGATGGCTTGGAGGTACACTGCAACACATCACATACCCAGTGTCAATTCCGATCAGACTGCGGCTTCACCTATTTTATTAGTGTCTTTGCCTATAACAAGGCAGGGCAAAGTCCATTAGGTGACATATTTAATTTTACAACAG CACCTTGCTGCCCAATTGATGTTATTCCAGCATTTGTATCCAGTGACACAATTCAGATTGTCTGGTCTCCTGTCCGTGGTGCTGAAATGTATGAAACTAAAGCTGTTGACTGGGCCAATGAGCTGCTATGCAATGACACTGCAACAGTTTGTACCCTATCTGCACTGCAGTGCAACACTCAGTACAACATCACTGTTTATTCATTAAGTGAAATCAGGGGCAGCAATACATCATGTGCATCTAAACATGTGGCAACAG CTCCATGTAGTCCGGAAATAATAAATGTCTCAAAGGATGCTGTCTCTGTAATTAGTGTGCACTGGCATGGCAATAACAATGAAGCGACATACACAATCACTGCCAAAGGAGAGGCAGGAATTTGGTATTGTAGAAGCTCTGGAAATTCATGCACCATCCATAATCTCCCATGTGGGTCACTGTTCTCTGTCAATGCTGTAGCAAGTACAGAAGCAGGACACAGCTTGCCTAGTTACAGTGTTCCTTTAGAGACTG cgCCTTGCTGCCCAGTGAATCTTGCAGTAACTCAAGTGACGCAGTCTGTAACAAACATCAGTTGGTCTACTGGGACTGGTGCAAAGACATACATAACAATTTTGGAGTCGCACAAAGGACAAACCAGGTGTCACACACTCCAAAACTACTGCCTCCTAGGATGCATTACATGTGGAACCAACTACAGTGTGTCTGTCAAAGCAGTAAGCGGAACAGGCTTAATATCAGATTGTATATACACAGAATTTTTTTCTA GTGCCTGCTGCCCTTCTGGAGTTAAACTATATAGACTGGGCAACAGTGGCATACGAATATACTGGCGGAATTCCAGAGGTTCAATCAACTATAGCACAGATCTTTATGGCTCGAAGGGAAATTTCACCTGTGCACCGAAAACAGACCTAACTTATTGTGATATCACTGAAATCCCCTGTGGGGATGTCTATACAGTTGTGGTGTCACCTTTAACTGATAGTGAGGGATCAAGAGTTGCATTTTGTCCTAAGAAGATATATTCAG TGACATGCTCTGGAAATTCAGTAGGGATGG TGATTTACAGGGGGAAGAAAAGTCCAGGTCACTACCAGGTGCTACAGAAAAATAAAGACTAA
- the PRPF38B gene encoding pre-mRNA-splicing factor 38B, with protein MANNCPVVGSGNCHQPQQQQWPQQHHGSQQQQQLPQAGAVLSHPLPLQSAGPKPAASGKQGNVLSLWGNEKTMNLNPMILTNILSSPYFKVQLYELKTYHEVVDEIFFKVTHVEPWEKGSRKTAGQTGMCGGVRGVGTGGIVSTAFCLLYKLFTLKLTRKQVMGLITHIDSPYIRALGFMYIRYTQPPKDLWDWFESFLDDEEDLDVKAGGGCVMTIGEMLRSFLTKLEWFSTLFPRIPVPVQKNIDQQIKARPRKIKKDGKEGVEEVDRHAERRRSRSPRRSLSPRRSPRRSRSRSRHREGRGSSSFDRDLERERERQRLEREAKERERERRRSRSSDRALERRRSRSRERHRSRSHDRKGDRRDRDREREKENERSRRKERDYDKERGIERERERSRERDRSREKSKDRKSKSEIDERRHKDEKDERKHRDEKRDSKKERKHSRSRSRDWKHRSRSVSRNAGKHSRSRSKEKSSKHKSEIKEKSNKRSRSRSRGRTDSTEKSRKRDLSPNKERSRKRSKSKERSHKHDHSEKDHSDKHDHQRSQSTERENQEKQSKNKDETV; from the exons ATGGCCAACAACTGCCCCGTCGTGGGCTCCGGCAACTGCCATCAACCACAGCAGCAACAGTGGCCGCAGCAGCACCACGGAagccagcagcaacagcagcttccGCAGGCCGGGGCCGTTTTGTCGCATCCGCTGCCGCTACAGAGCGCGGGCCCCAAGCCGGCGGCCTCGGGCAAGCAAGGCAATGTCCTCTCTCTGTGGGGGAATGAAAAGACCATGAACCTAAACCCCATGATCCTCACCAACATCCTCTCCTCGCCTTACTTCAAGGTGCAGCTATACGAGCTCAAGACCTACCACGAGGTGGTCGACGAGATCTTCTTTAAG GTTACGCATGTTGAGCCCTGGGAGAAAGGAAGCAGAAAAACAGCAGGCCAGACAGGGATGTGCGGAGGG GTGCGTGGTGTTGGAACTGGAGGTATAGTGTCTACAGCCTTTTGCCTCCTATACAAGTTATTTACCCTGAAGCTTACCCGTAAGCAAGTGATGGGATTAATAACTCATATAGACTCACCATATATTAGGGCCCTTGGATTCATGTATATTAG GTACACACAGCCTCCAAAAGATTTATGGGACTGGTTTGAATCCTTTCTTGATGATGAGGAG gaccTTGATGTGAAAGCAGGTGGTGGCTGTGTCATGACCATTGGAGAAATGCTGCGCTCCTTTCTAACTAAGCTGGAATGGTTTTCCACGTTATTTCCAAGAATTCCTGTACCGGTCCAAAAGAACATTGATCAACAAATTAAAGCTAGACCCAGAAAAATCAAGAAAGATGGAAAGGAGGGAGTAGAAGAAGTAGACAGGCATGCAGAGCGTAGACGTTCAAG GTCTCCAAGGAGATCCTTGAGTCCCAGGAGGTCACCTAGAAGATCAAGAAGCAGAAGTCGTCATCGGGAAGGCCGTGGATCATCCAGTTTTGATAGAGACCTGGAACGGGAGAGGGAGCGACAAAGACTAGAACGAGAAgctaaagagagggagagagagagacgaagATCCCGAAGTTCAGATCGGGCATTAGAACGGAGACGAAGTAGAAGCCGAGAGAGACACAGAAGTCGAAGTCATGATCGAAAAGGAGACAGAAGGGACAGAGACAGGGAGAGGGAAAAAGAAAATGAACGTAGTAGAAGGAAGGAGCGTGACTATGACAAAGAGAGAGGTATTGAAAGGGAAAGAGAGCGCTCTAGGGAGAGAGATCGTTCTAGAGAAAAatcaaaagacagaaaaagtaaGAGTGAAATTGATGAGAGGAGGCATAAAGATGAAAAAGATGAAAGGAAACATAGGGATGAGAAAAGAGATTCCAAGAAAGAAAGGAAGCATAGTAGGAGCCGAAGTAGGGACTGGAAGCATAGGAGCAGAAGTGTGAGTAGGAACGCTGGCAAGCATAGTAGAAGCAGGAGTAAAGAGAAGTCAAGTAAACACAAAAGTGAAATCAAAGAGAAATCAAATAAGCGGAGtagaagcagaagcagaggaaGAACTGATAGTACTGAAAAGTCCCGAAAACGAGACCTTAGTCCCAATAAAGAGAGATCACGAAAACGTAGCAAAAGCAAAGAACGTTCCCATAAACATGACCACAGTGAAAAGGACCACTCAGACAAACATGATCATCAGAGGAGCCAAAGTACAGAACGAGAGAATCaagaaaaacaatctaaaaacaaagaTGAGACTGTATGA